A stretch of Coccidioides posadasii str. Silveira chromosome 2, complete sequence DNA encodes these proteins:
- a CDS encoding uncharacterized protein (SECRETED:SignalP(1-21)~EggNog:ENOG410PN1X~COG:S~TransMembrane:5 (n6-16c21/22o228-247i267-290o296-315i335-355o367-387i)~BUSCO:10045at33183) translates to MRLTPLGWPTAVLAFASSVLGNSIQFSPGGRASGLSFRVNVPTSTASSRSGPIYFQISAPNDVQWVGLGQGASMDGANVFMLYSASSTNVTLSPRLAAGYFEPEVNPDAKISLLEGTGISDGRMVANVRCDTCMSWEGGMMDPTDTASPWIWGLKMGSSIDSSDTDEDLQQHDVMGTFTLDLTRAVGGSSDNPFQDIPSNDPPPPTSTDSNGAVPVQGGRSAIEIKRIAHGLIMSIVVVVLFPLFALSLQVIPSRATVPYIHAPLQLVALCLAIAGFGIGISLALDLGVISGYHPVIGLIMIGSLILFQPALGLLQHMHFRKTGERSSFGDLHRWGGRLLIVLGIVNGGLGFKFSGIGNPTVPRAGVIAYGVIAGVMALVYVAIVLVKSLKQGGNAQMKPIGSNGNTPPKGSAEQSITHDI, encoded by the exons ATGAGATTAACCCCCTTGGGTTGGCCGACAGCGGTTTTGGCCTTTG CATCGAGCGTTCTGGGCAACAGCATTCAATTCAGTCCTGGAGGCCGAGCTTCTGGGTTGAGCTTCCGTGTCAACGTTCCAACATCTACGGCTTCCTCAAGATCAGGCCCAATTTACTTTCAAATTTCAGCCCCGAACGATGTCCAATGGGTTGGCCTAGGTCAAGGAGCCAGCATGGACGGTGCCAACGTTTTCATGCTTTATTCCGCATCCTCCACAAATGTGACGCTGTCGCCGAGGTTAGCCGCGGGCTACTTCGAACCTGAAGTCAACCCGGATGCCAAAATTTCGCTCCTCGAAGGCACGGGGATCTCAGACGGCAGGATggttgcaaatgtcagatGTGACACCTGCATGTCGTGGGAAGGAGGGATGATGGATCCTACAGATACTGCTAGCCCATGGATATGGGGTCTGAAAATGGGATCCTCCATTGATTCGTCGGATACTGACGAAGACCTTCAACAACATGATGTTATGGGCACGTTCACTCTTGATCTGACAAGGGCTGTCGGCGGCAGCTCCGACAATCCGTTCCAGGATATCCCTTCAAATGACCCCCCGCCCCCGACCTCCACCGATTCCAACGGCGCCGTGCCTGTACAGGGAGGAAGATCAGCAATCGAAATTAAACGCATCGCTCACGGATTGATTATGTCTATCGTCGTTGTGGTCCTATTCCCTCTTTTCGCGCTGAGTCTTCAAGTTATCCCCTCGAGAGCCACCGTCCCATATATCCATGCGCCACTCCAACTGGTCGCACTATGTTTGGCAATCGCAGGTTTTGGCATCGGAATCTCTTTGGCATTGGATCTAGGGGTTATATCTGGTTATCATCCGGTTATAGGCCTTATCATGATAGGAAGTTTGATCCTTTTCCAGCCCGCTCTCGGTCTACTCCAGCATATGCATTTTCGAAAGACAGGCGAAAGGAGTTCCTTTGGTGATCTTCACCGATGGGGTGGTCGACTTTTGATTGTCTTGGGCATCGTCAATGGCGGTCTGGGCTTCAAATTTAGTGGAATTGGTAATCCCACCGTACCGAGAGCAGGTGTCATTGCATATGGAGTGATCGCGGGCGTTATGGCCCTTGTATATGTCGCAATCGTCCTGGTGAAGTCTTTGAAACAGGGAGGCAATGCTCAAATGAAGCCCATTGGGTCGAATGGCAACACGCCGCCAAAAGGTTCGGCCGAACAAAGTATCACGCATGATATATAG
- a CDS encoding uncharacterized protein (EggNog:ENOG410Q5DN~COG:A~BUSCO:10260at33183), with the protein MAPRHTNVKGSSGSLPSYSTLFASHELSSASRRPDVATVTILKSEYDSLARRSCEYERLKQALIRGGIPRSSLETLIRSPDNSYEVSQENENSSNSTLRHDQNSARSSPKTTTTKNHTERDAALYCHPQRSSAEPTIRSIIDTPGRPDSDDHDNVSTPSDEKVDSPYSGDGHTVAMKCHGNGSDNRTIVLKGIPDRTTHSHIVAAVRGGALVDVFLRSRERTASISFADSRAAQEFFTYAKRQHLCILDKPVDVSWSDRQFILSNYIASQVSNGASRNILIRGIHPNLTESRIREDMEHIHNLVIISVTFTQGNAYISTNSVQKASYARNCMRSRMPYKVMRIEYYPDECAEPLPRIQHMLRRETPRPAKKLNPMANRFEMLHLDDSDADSDGTEELTSCASVTGGVNWANPIAV; encoded by the exons ATGGCACCCCGTCATACGAATGTAAAAGGCTCTTCTGGGTCTCTCCCAAG CTATAGTACTTTGTTTGCTAGC CATGAATTGTCTTCAGCCTCGCGACGTCCTGATGTTGCAACTGTGACGATCCTTAAGTCTGAATACGACTCATTG GCGCGTCGGTCCTGTGAATACG AGAGATTAAAGCAAGCTTTGATTCGTGGAGGCATACCGCGGTCATCTCTTGAA ACATTGATCCGTAGTCCCGATAATTCCTACGAGGTATCACAAGAAAACGAGAATAGTTCGAATTCCACTCTTCGCCATGACCAAAATTCTGCTCGTAGCTCTCCGAAGACTACCACGACCAAAAATCACACTGAGCGAGATGCTGCGTTATACTGCCATCCACAACGAAGCTCAGCAGAGCCAACCATCCGTTCCATAATTGACACACCAGGTCGCCCAGATTCTGATGACCATGACAATGTTTCAACCCCAAGTGATGAGAAGGTGGATTCACCATATTCTGGTGACGGACATACGGTTGCAATGAAATGCCACGGGAATGGAAGTGATAATCGTACCATCGTGTTAAAAGGCATTCCAGATCGAACAACCCATTCCCACATTGTCGCTGCTGTTCGCGGAGGCGCGCTGGTAGATGTCTTTCTTCGCTCCAGGGAGCGTACTGCGAGCATCTCGTTTGCTGACAGCAGAGCTGCCCAGGAGTTCTTCACATATGCGAAGCGGCAGCATTTGTGTATCCTTGATAAGCCT GTTGATGTTTCATGGAGTGACCGCCAGTTCATTCTGTCAAACTATATCGCCTCTCAGGTGTCAAATGGGGCTTCCCGCAATATCTTGATTCGCGGAATCCACCCCAATTTGACCGAATCCCGAATCCGAGAGGATATGGAGCATATACACAATTTGGTGATTATTTCAGTTACGTTTACCCAAGGCAATGCATATATTTCCACAAACTCGGTTCAAAAAGCGTCATATGCTCGCAATTGCATGAGATCCCGCATGCCATATAAAGTTATGAGAATAGAGTACTATCCCGATGAGTGCGCAGAGCCGTTGCCACGGATCCAGCATATGCTGAGGAGGGAAACTCCTCGACCAGCTAAAAAATTGAATCCTATGGCCAATCGGTTCGAGATGCTGCATCTCGATGATAGTGATGCTGACTCTGACGGAACGGAGGAGTTGACAAGCTGTGCCTCTGTTACAGGCGGAGTCAACTGGGCGAATCCGATTGCTGTCTAA